A genomic stretch from Antarcticibacterium flavum includes:
- the alr gene encoding alanine racemase, with translation MFKTGETILEIDLEALAHNYHHLRSRAAANVKFMAVVKAYAYGNEASTLAKKLSSLGVDYFAVAYTDEGVALREKGIEEPILVLHPQSANFERIIDHCLEPSIYSRFVLNEFVKTATGKAQTDYPVHLKLNTGLNRLGFAEDDMEFLLDTLQQTNTIKLKGIFSHLAASEDWREREFTLKQLDRFRKMTYHLVETIKYKPLLHLCNTSGIINYPEAHFDMVRSGIGLYGFGNDPELDKQLKPIGTLKTLISQIHHLDKGETVGYNRAFKAKEKIKMATLPLGHADGINRQYGNEKAGVWVNGNYAPIIGNVCMDMLMINITGIDCEEGDEVIIFGEPQHATDFAKKGNTISYELITGISQRVKRKFINEN, from the coding sequence ATGTTTAAAACAGGAGAGACCATACTTGAGATTGACCTTGAAGCACTGGCACACAATTACCATCATTTAAGATCCCGGGCAGCTGCAAATGTGAAATTCATGGCTGTGGTTAAAGCTTATGCATATGGAAATGAAGCCTCTACCCTTGCCAAAAAATTATCCAGCCTGGGAGTAGATTATTTTGCCGTTGCTTATACAGATGAAGGAGTGGCTCTAAGGGAAAAGGGAATTGAAGAACCTATTCTTGTCCTGCACCCGCAATCGGCAAATTTTGAGCGCATTATTGACCATTGTTTGGAACCCAGTATCTACAGCAGGTTCGTCCTGAATGAATTTGTAAAGACGGCTACAGGTAAAGCCCAAACAGATTATCCCGTACATCTTAAACTAAATACCGGGCTTAACAGGCTGGGTTTTGCTGAGGATGATATGGAATTCCTTCTGGACACCCTGCAGCAAACCAATACGATAAAACTCAAAGGTATTTTTTCTCATCTTGCTGCAAGCGAGGACTGGAGGGAACGCGAGTTTACCCTTAAGCAGCTTGACCGGTTTAGAAAAATGACTTATCATTTAGTTGAGACCATCAAGTATAAACCGCTGTTACATCTTTGCAATACCAGCGGGATAATCAATTATCCCGAAGCTCATTTTGATATGGTGAGAAGTGGGATAGGCCTATACGGTTTTGGGAATGACCCCGAACTCGATAAACAGCTTAAGCCAATTGGAACATTAAAAACCCTCATCTCCCAGATCCACCATCTTGACAAGGGAGAGACTGTAGGATACAACCGTGCTTTTAAGGCTAAGGAGAAAATAAAGATGGCTACCCTTCCTCTTGGGCATGCAGATGGGATCAACAGGCAATACGGCAATGAAAAGGCCGGGGTGTGGGTCAATGGGAATTATGCTCCAATCATAGGCAATGTATGTATGGATATGTTAATGATAAACATTACGGGAATAGACTGTGAGGAAGGGGATGAAGTGATCATTTTTGGAGAACCACAGCATGCGACAGATTTTGCAAAAAAGGGAAATACTATTTCCTATGAACTCATCACAGGGATCTCCCAACGCGTAAAACGCAAGTTTATAAACGAGAATTAA
- a CDS encoding UDP-2,3-diacylglucosamine diphosphatase, with translation MNIPQGKKIYFSSDNHLGAPTMEESRPREARFVKWLDEIREDAAAIFLLGDLFDFWFEYKHVVPKGFVRTLGKLAEIKDSGIPVYFFVGNHDLWMKDYFEEELNIPVYHHPREFQFNDKNFLVGHGDGLGPGDNGYKRMKKVFTNPFSKWLYRWLHPDLGVPLAQYFSVKNKMISGEEDQEFLGEEKEWLIQYCRRKLETKHYDYFIFGHRHLPLEINLNDSSTYINTGDWISHYTFAVFDGEKAVLKKLHSSSD, from the coding sequence ATGAACATCCCGCAAGGTAAAAAGATCTATTTTTCAAGCGATAATCACCTTGGTGCCCCCACTATGGAAGAAAGCAGGCCCCGGGAGGCCAGGTTCGTGAAATGGCTGGATGAGATCAGGGAAGATGCAGCGGCTATTTTTCTTTTGGGAGACCTCTTCGATTTTTGGTTTGAATATAAGCATGTGGTACCAAAAGGATTTGTTCGCACTTTGGGAAAACTTGCAGAAATTAAGGACAGCGGTATTCCGGTTTATTTTTTTGTGGGGAATCACGACCTGTGGATGAAAGATTATTTTGAGGAGGAGCTTAATATCCCCGTTTACCACCATCCCCGTGAGTTTCAATTCAACGATAAGAATTTCCTGGTTGGCCATGGGGATGGCCTGGGCCCCGGAGATAATGGTTATAAAAGAATGAAGAAGGTTTTCACAAATCCTTTTTCAAAATGGCTTTACCGCTGGTTGCATCCTGACCTTGGAGTACCTCTAGCCCAATATTTTTCAGTCAAGAACAAGATGATCTCGGGAGAGGAAGATCAGGAATTTCTGGGAGAGGAAAAGGAATGGCTTATTCAATACTGCAGGAGGAAGCTGGAAACAAAACATTATGATTACTTCATTTTTGGTCACCGCCACCTGCCACTGGAAATTAACCTCAACGATAGCTCCACGTATATCAACACGGGTGACTGGATAAGCCACTATACTTTTGCAGTCTTTGACGGGGAGAAAGCAGTGTTGAAAAAATTACATTCTTCAAGTGATTAA
- a CDS encoding MATE family efflux transporter, with translation MSTAVSFRNINRIAIPAIIAGIAEPLISLTDIAIIGNVQENPIEALAAAGIVGSFLSAIIWIVAQTKTAISAIVSQHLGASRLHAVKTLIPQAIYFNLAFSLVIYATTAFFAEAIFRAYNAEGLILDYSRDYYRIRALGYPLTLVTFAIFGLFRGLQNTLWAMKCSLTGALVNVGLDFLLVYGIEGYIPAMHLKGAAYASLAAQLVMLLMALWFFFKKTPFHLKLSWNVNPQLRGLLLMAANLFVRTAALNFAIYLANAYATDYGRNYIAAQSILMNIWLFFSFFIDGYANAGNAIGGRLLGARDYMNLWELSKKISKYAVLIALILMGICALFYNEIGLIFNKEGSVLILFSSVFWLVLLMQPVNAIAFMFDGIFKGLGEAKYLRNLLVGATFLGFVPTLLIADYFGMKLHAIWLAFFVWMLIRSSALVIQFRRKYLKKEV, from the coding sequence TTGAGTACAGCAGTAAGTTTCAGGAATATAAACAGGATCGCAATTCCCGCAATTATAGCAGGGATAGCAGAACCTCTCATTTCCCTTACAGATATTGCGATTATTGGGAATGTACAGGAAAATCCCATTGAGGCCCTCGCTGCGGCAGGGATCGTGGGCTCTTTCCTCTCTGCTATCATCTGGATCGTGGCACAAACAAAAACTGCCATATCAGCCATTGTTTCCCAACATTTAGGAGCAAGCAGGCTTCACGCGGTTAAAACCCTTATTCCTCAGGCCATTTATTTCAACCTGGCTTTTAGTCTGGTCATATATGCCACCACTGCTTTTTTTGCTGAAGCCATCTTCCGCGCCTACAATGCAGAAGGTCTTATCCTGGACTATTCCAGGGATTACTACCGGATTAGAGCGTTAGGATACCCCCTTACCCTGGTGACCTTTGCCATATTCGGGCTTTTTCGCGGACTGCAGAACACCCTGTGGGCTATGAAATGCAGCTTAACAGGTGCTTTGGTTAATGTGGGTCTTGATTTTCTACTGGTTTACGGGATAGAAGGTTATATTCCTGCTATGCACCTCAAAGGAGCCGCTTATGCCAGCCTTGCAGCCCAACTGGTCATGCTTTTGATGGCTTTATGGTTTTTTTTCAAAAAGACACCATTTCACCTGAAATTAAGTTGGAATGTAAATCCGCAGTTACGGGGACTGTTGCTTATGGCCGCCAATTTATTTGTTCGTACAGCCGCTCTTAATTTTGCCATCTACCTGGCTAATGCTTATGCCACAGATTACGGAAGGAATTACATAGCTGCCCAAAGTATCCTTATGAACATCTGGCTGTTCTTTTCTTTTTTTATTGATGGTTATGCCAATGCCGGGAATGCTATTGGCGGCAGGCTGCTTGGAGCAAGGGATTATATGAACCTTTGGGAGTTAAGCAAAAAAATAAGCAAATATGCCGTGCTTATAGCTCTCATTCTTATGGGAATTTGTGCGCTTTTCTATAATGAGATCGGCCTTATCTTTAATAAAGAAGGAAGTGTGCTAATTCTGTTCTCATCCGTTTTCTGGCTTGTGCTTTTAATGCAGCCTGTCAATGCCATCGCTTTTATGTTTGACGGGATCTTTAAGGGTCTGGGAGAAGCTAAATACCTGCGGAATCTTTTGGTTGGTGCTACATTTCTTGGATTTGTTCCAACTCTTTTAATTGCAGATTATTTCGGCATGAAACTTCACGCCATCTGGCTCGCATTTTTTGTTTGGATGCTTATAAGGAGTAGTGCGCTGGTGATACAATTCCGAAGGAAATATTTGAAGAAGGAGGTTTGA
- a CDS encoding 2OG-Fe(II) oxygenase encodes MDANVELFEQLEFQENPLYEKIISGLLEDQYCIVEDFFDAEEIQVLRRSLLQKYEEDNFKKAAIGNKLNETIEKAVRGDFILWINEADAGEAERIFFNKINSLVSYLNKTCFLGILQKEFHYAVYPEGTFYKRHLDTFQNDDRRKLSLVCYLNDEDWAPENGGELVIYKEENGVETAKSIYPFPGRVVIFESQLLEHEVKPVKTTRLSITGWLKTR; translated from the coding sequence ATGGATGCAAATGTAGAGTTGTTCGAGCAATTGGAATTTCAGGAGAACCCCCTCTACGAAAAAATAATATCTGGATTGCTGGAAGACCAGTATTGCATCGTGGAAGATTTTTTTGATGCTGAAGAGATCCAGGTCTTAAGAAGATCCCTGCTTCAAAAGTACGAGGAGGATAATTTTAAAAAAGCGGCGATTGGGAACAAACTGAATGAGACCATCGAAAAGGCGGTTCGCGGGGATTTTATACTTTGGATCAATGAGGCCGATGCAGGGGAAGCTGAAAGAATCTTTTTTAATAAAATAAATTCCCTTGTCTCCTACCTTAATAAAACCTGTTTCCTGGGAATCCTTCAAAAGGAATTTCATTACGCGGTGTATCCCGAAGGCACTTTTTATAAAAGACACCTGGATACCTTCCAGAACGACGACAGGAGAAAACTATCCCTGGTTTGTTACCTCAATGATGAGGACTGGGCACCGGAAAATGGCGGGGAACTGGTAATCTACAAGGAGGAGAATGGAGTGGAGACAGCAAAAAGCATATATCCATTTCCAGGGCGGGTAGTGATCTTTGAGAGTCAGTTACTGGAGCACGAGGTGAAACCTGTCAAAACCACCCGTCTCAGCATTACCGGCTGGTTGAAGACCCGCTAA
- a CDS encoding enoyl-CoA hydratase/isomerase family protein has product MSTNRENGSLYTKIENRIATVEFGHPASNSFPSELLERLEKEIDKLSGDDSVSVIILRSEGEKAFCAGASFDELMAIENMQQGKVFFSGFAGVINAMRRCKKIIVGRIQGKTVGGGVGLAAACDYALATEAAAIKLSELSIGIGPFVIAPAVKRKMGVAALAELTLAATDWKNAYWAKEKGLYARVFDSIKELDRELELFTEKLASYNPQALYEMKKVLWEGTDSWDNLLQERAAISGELVLSDFTRNALNKFKK; this is encoded by the coding sequence ATGAGTACCAACCGCGAAAACGGAAGTTTATATACCAAGATTGAAAACAGGATCGCCACTGTTGAATTTGGGCACCCAGCCAGCAATTCTTTCCCTTCTGAATTATTGGAAAGACTGGAAAAAGAGATTGACAAACTCTCTGGTGATGACAGCGTAAGTGTGATCATTTTAAGGTCAGAAGGAGAGAAAGCCTTTTGTGCCGGTGCATCTTTTGACGAATTAATGGCAATTGAGAATATGCAGCAGGGAAAAGTCTTCTTCTCTGGATTTGCAGGGGTGATTAATGCAATGAGAAGATGCAAAAAAATCATTGTGGGCCGTATCCAGGGGAAGACCGTGGGTGGAGGGGTAGGACTCGCCGCAGCCTGTGACTACGCTCTTGCTACAGAGGCCGCTGCAATAAAATTATCTGAACTTTCCATAGGAATTGGCCCTTTTGTAATTGCCCCCGCCGTAAAACGCAAAATGGGTGTGGCAGCCCTGGCAGAACTCACTCTTGCAGCGACCGACTGGAAAAATGCCTATTGGGCAAAAGAGAAAGGACTCTATGCCCGGGTTTTTGATTCCATTAAGGAGCTTGACCGCGAATTAGAGCTCTTTACCGAAAAGCTAGCATCTTATAACCCGCAGGCCCTATATGAAATGAAAAAGGTTCTTTGGGAAGGAACAGATTCCTGGGACAACCTTCTTCAGGAACGGGCAGCAATTTCAGGCGAACTGGTACTATCAGACTTTACAAGGAATGCTCTTAACAAATTCAAAAAATAG
- a CDS encoding thymidine kinase gives MFLENTVNHKEQFGWIEVICGSMFSGKTEELIRRLKRAKFARQKVEIFKPAIDKRYHEEMVVSHDSNEIRSTPVPAASNIRLLADGCDVVGIDEAQFFDDEIVTVCNDLANRGVRVIVAGLDMDFKGNPFGPMPNLMATAEYVTKVHAVCTRTGNLAQFSYRKSVNDDLVFLGENEEYEPLSRGAYYKAMLRERVKAFPVTDARQIKPSEKEEKE, from the coding sequence ATGTTTCTCGAAAATACAGTAAATCATAAAGAGCAATTTGGCTGGATTGAAGTTATATGTGGCTCAATGTTCTCCGGTAAAACCGAAGAGCTTATAAGACGCCTTAAAAGAGCCAAATTCGCCAGGCAAAAGGTAGAGATCTTTAAACCGGCCATAGATAAAAGATATCATGAGGAAATGGTGGTCTCTCATGACTCCAACGAGATACGTTCTACCCCGGTGCCGGCTGCCTCCAACATCAGGTTGCTGGCAGATGGCTGTGATGTTGTGGGAATAGACGAGGCGCAATTCTTTGATGATGAAATTGTCACTGTTTGTAACGATCTTGCAAACCGTGGGGTAAGGGTAATTGTTGCCGGCCTGGACATGGATTTCAAAGGCAATCCTTTTGGGCCAATGCCCAATTTAATGGCCACTGCAGAGTATGTGACCAAGGTACACGCTGTTTGCACCCGCACAGGCAATCTGGCACAGTTTAGTTACAGGAAATCTGTGAATGATGACCTGGTATTCCTTGGGGAGAATGAAGAATATGAACCTTTAAGCAGGGGTGCTTATTATAAGGCAATGCTTCGGGAACGGGTAAAAGCTTTCCCGGTGACTGATGCCCGGCAAATAAAACCTTCTGAAAAAGAAGAAAAAGAATAG
- the mscL gene encoding large conductance mechanosensitive channel protein MscL gives MSFFKDFKTFLMKGDIIALATAVVIGAAFNKIVSSVVSDIIMPIIGLLTGGEDFSQKFISLDGNYYETLEAAIEAEAAIITYGNLIDAIIHFIIVGFFIFLVLRAYERTKRKKEEAPAAPKGPTQEELLVEIRDELKRQNNRGTV, from the coding sequence ATGTCATTTTTTAAAGATTTTAAAACCTTTCTTATGAAAGGTGATATCATAGCCCTTGCAACGGCTGTGGTAATTGGTGCTGCCTTTAATAAAATAGTCTCCTCTGTAGTTTCAGATATTATTATGCCCATTATTGGCCTGCTCACCGGGGGAGAGGATTTTTCACAAAAGTTTATTTCCCTGGATGGCAATTACTATGAGACCCTGGAAGCAGCTATTGAAGCAGAGGCTGCAATTATAACCTATGGAAATCTCATTGATGCAATAATTCACTTTATAATAGTTGGATTTTTTATATTTCTTGTACTGCGGGCCTATGAGAGAACTAAAAGAAAGAAAGAAGAAGCACCTGCCGCACCAAAAGGGCCAACTCAGGAAGAATTACTTGTTGAAATTAGAGACGAATTAAAACGACAGAACAATAGAGGAACTGTCTAA
- a CDS encoding aspartate-semialdehyde dehydrogenase, producing the protein MRIAVVGATGMVGRVILQVLEERNFPVSELFPVASERSIGTEITFNKKNYKVIGLEEAVSLKPDIALFSAGGETSLEWAPKFAEAGTTVVDNSSAWRMDPSKKLVIPEINASLLSSEDKIIANPNCSTIQLLMALKPLHDTYRIKRVVVSTYQSITGTGVKAVQQLENEYRQEKGEMAYPYPIHRNAIPQCDVFTENGYTKEEMKLTNETKKILGDDSVQVSATAIRIPVVGGHSESVNIEFERDFEENDVRRILQDFPGVTVQDNTDVNTYPMPIYAEGKDDVFVGRIRRDYSQPNSLNMWIVADNLRKGAATNAVQITEYLVGKNLV; encoded by the coding sequence ATGAGAATAGCAGTAGTTGGAGCAACGGGAATGGTAGGTAGAGTTATCCTGCAGGTACTGGAGGAAAGGAATTTCCCTGTTTCTGAATTATTCCCTGTAGCTTCTGAAAGGTCTATAGGCACAGAGATCACATTTAATAAAAAAAATTATAAGGTAATTGGCCTGGAGGAAGCGGTGAGCTTAAAACCAGATATCGCTTTATTTTCAGCCGGAGGGGAGACATCTCTCGAATGGGCCCCAAAATTTGCAGAAGCAGGAACAACAGTGGTGGATAACTCTTCTGCCTGGAGAATGGATCCTTCAAAGAAGCTGGTGATCCCGGAGATCAATGCCTCTTTGTTATCTTCAGAAGACAAGATCATAGCAAATCCAAACTGCTCCACTATACAACTTCTTATGGCTCTAAAGCCCCTGCACGACACCTACAGGATTAAAAGGGTAGTCGTTTCCACATATCAATCCATTACCGGAACCGGGGTAAAGGCGGTACAGCAGCTCGAAAATGAGTACAGGCAGGAAAAAGGAGAAATGGCCTATCCTTACCCTATCCACAGGAATGCCATTCCCCAATGTGATGTTTTTACAGAAAATGGATACACTAAAGAAGAAATGAAACTCACCAATGAGACAAAAAAGATCCTTGGAGATGACAGTGTACAAGTAAGTGCCACGGCTATCAGGATCCCGGTTGTAGGTGGACATAGCGAATCTGTAAACATAGAGTTTGAAAGGGATTTTGAAGAAAATGACGTTCGCAGGATCCTCCAGGACTTTCCCGGGGTAACAGTACAGGACAATACAGATGTTAATACCTATCCAATGCCAATTTATGCTGAAGGCAAGGATGATGTTTTCGTAGGCCGCATTAGAAGGGACTATTCCCAACCAAACAGCCTCAACATGTGGATTGTCGCAGATAATCTTCGAAAAGGCGCAGCCACCAATGCTGTCCAAATTACAGAATACCTGGTAGGTAAGAATTTGGTGTAA
- a CDS encoding M14 family metallopeptidase: MKNKFLCLLAAISLGAFPAAAQEDYPTNREVTQRLQQIASSKDAQLISLTKTEGGQDIWALQLGRGDLENKPAIAITGGVEGYHVLSVELALQVAQRLLREHSELLDTNTFYVFPNMSPDAYSQYHSNFKYERRGNAAVVDNDRDGEKREDGYEDLNKDGYITDMRIESATGNYVAHKDYPQLLVKAEGNRNGEKRFLKYSEGIDNDKDGDFNEDPAEGIAFNKSLTYQFPAFEAYAGEFPVSQKESRALLDYLFERWNIFAFVTFAPENNLSSPLKYNKSGAEKRVVSSMLEKDVELNRMVSEIYNETISQKAYNQDNQGRGGDFFQWAYFHFGRLSFSTPGWWVPEVKAKEDSTQIKNGKLTPETNFLNWAEHEGINDVFIPWTTVSHPDFPNQNVEVGGIKPFLMTNPPYSMVDSIAINHTNFVVKLAEMKPAIEFHNVKTEKLSGGLTRITLDVLNNSPLPTHSEIGERSRWLQKLQITVNKDKKDILAGNTIKLSEKLGAYEKETVSWIVRGSGTLEVRAGAPHTGYATMNVKL; encoded by the coding sequence ATGAAAAATAAGTTTTTATGCCTGTTGGCAGCCATTTCCCTGGGAGCATTTCCTGCTGCTGCACAGGAAGATTATCCTACAAACCGCGAGGTTACACAGCGGCTTCAACAAATAGCTTCTTCTAAAGATGCGCAATTGATCTCCCTTACAAAAACCGAAGGAGGGCAGGATATTTGGGCTCTGCAACTTGGGAGGGGAGACCTGGAAAATAAACCTGCGATCGCCATCACCGGGGGAGTAGAGGGATATCACGTACTAAGCGTGGAACTGGCGCTGCAGGTGGCTCAGAGATTGCTGCGGGAGCATTCAGAATTACTGGATACCAATACATTTTATGTGTTTCCAAATATGTCACCCGATGCTTATTCACAGTACCACAGCAATTTTAAATATGAACGTCGTGGGAATGCAGCAGTTGTAGATAATGACAGGGATGGAGAAAAACGTGAAGATGGCTATGAAGACCTTAATAAGGATGGGTATATAACAGATATGCGCATTGAAAGCGCCACGGGAAATTATGTGGCTCATAAGGATTATCCGCAATTATTAGTAAAAGCTGAAGGCAATAGAAACGGAGAAAAAAGATTCCTTAAATATTCTGAAGGGATTGATAATGACAAGGACGGGGATTTTAATGAGGATCCTGCAGAAGGAATAGCTTTTAATAAAAGCCTTACCTATCAATTCCCGGCTTTTGAAGCTTACGCCGGGGAATTTCCGGTTTCTCAAAAGGAGAGCAGGGCTCTTCTTGATTATTTATTTGAACGATGGAATATCTTCGCTTTTGTGACTTTTGCACCCGAGAATAACCTGTCCTCACCTCTTAAATACAATAAAAGCGGGGCAGAAAAACGTGTGGTATCATCAATGTTGGAAAAAGATGTGGAGCTCAATAGAATGGTTTCTGAAATATACAATGAAACCATTTCCCAAAAAGCTTATAACCAGGACAACCAGGGAAGAGGAGGGGATTTCTTCCAGTGGGCATATTTCCATTTTGGCAGGCTAAGTTTTAGTACCCCGGGCTGGTGGGTTCCCGAAGTAAAGGCAAAAGAAGATTCAACACAAATCAAAAATGGGAAGCTAACTCCTGAAACTAATTTTCTCAACTGGGCAGAGCATGAAGGAATAAATGATGTATTTATCCCCTGGACAACTGTGAGCCATCCGGATTTCCCAAATCAAAACGTTGAGGTGGGAGGAATTAAGCCCTTTCTTATGACAAATCCTCCCTACAGCATGGTAGACAGCATAGCTATAAATCATACAAACTTCGTGGTAAAACTGGCAGAAATGAAGCCTGCTATAGAGTTTCATAATGTAAAGACAGAAAAATTAAGTGGTGGTCTCACCCGTATTACACTTGATGTCTTAAATAATTCTCCTTTGCCAACTCATTCAGAAATTGGAGAGCGTTCCAGATGGTTACAAAAGTTGCAAATCACCGTTAACAAGGATAAGAAAGATATCCTGGCAGGAAATACCATCAAGCTTTCAGAAAAACTTGGTGCCTATGAGAAGGAAACGGTTTCCTGGATCGTACGCGGCTCAGGTACGTTGGAGGTCAGGGCAGGAGCACCACATACAGGTTATGCTACAATGAATGTAAAACTTTAA
- the recJ gene encoding single-stranded-DNA-specific exonuclease RecJ, whose product MRWTLKPKPDSLKVAQLASSLGVEAPVASLLVQRGIETFEEAKKFFRPSLDDLHDPFLMKDMDLAIERIERAIATNENILVYGDYDVDGTTSVALISSWLKTFYPNVATYIPDRYDEGYGVSYKGIDFAADNDMSLIIALDCGIKAIEKVAYATGKGIDFIICDHHRPGAEIPKAVAILDPKREDCKYPYKELCGCGVGFKLMQAWIQKEGKTIDVLLPYLDLVATAIGADIVPITGENRILAYHGLRVINIAPRQGFKAILEQVKKETLTITDVVFIIAPRINAAGRMKHGLHAVNLLVEENEETAKAFAAEIETYNSERRDTDKVITVEALAQIEELQEQDRFTTVVYNESWHKGVIGIVASRLTETYYRPTLVFTKSGEKLAASARSVRDFDVYDALEACKEYIEQFGGHKYAAGLTLLESQYEDFKQKFEDVVAGSIDSRLLTPEILIDEEIDLEDITPKFHRILKQFAPFGPGNMTPVFLTRNLKDCGFGKCVGGDDLHLKCRLKQGNKPAAIDAIGFNLGPKLNVIGPGSTFKAVYTIDENEWNGNISLQLKLKDVSA is encoded by the coding sequence ATGCGCTGGACCTTAAAACCAAAACCAGATAGCCTTAAAGTTGCTCAACTTGCCTCAAGCCTGGGAGTGGAAGCCCCTGTTGCATCTCTTTTGGTACAAAGAGGAATAGAGACTTTTGAAGAGGCAAAGAAATTTTTCAGGCCAAGCCTGGATGATCTTCATGATCCTTTTCTTATGAAGGATATGGACCTGGCCATAGAGCGCATAGAGAGAGCGATTGCAACAAATGAAAATATCTTGGTGTATGGAGATTATGATGTAGACGGTACTACCAGCGTCGCCCTTATTTCCTCCTGGCTTAAAACTTTTTACCCTAATGTGGCTACTTATATACCAGATCGTTATGATGAAGGCTATGGCGTCTCCTATAAAGGAATAGATTTCGCGGCAGATAATGATATGAGCCTTATCATAGCTCTGGATTGCGGGATAAAGGCTATAGAAAAAGTTGCCTATGCCACCGGGAAAGGGATCGACTTTATAATTTGTGATCATCACCGCCCGGGAGCAGAAATACCAAAGGCTGTCGCAATCCTGGATCCAAAACGGGAAGATTGCAAGTACCCCTATAAAGAATTGTGCGGTTGCGGGGTTGGTTTTAAATTAATGCAGGCGTGGATCCAAAAGGAAGGAAAGACTATAGATGTGCTGCTTCCATACCTCGACCTGGTTGCTACGGCTATTGGTGCCGATATTGTTCCTATAACCGGAGAGAACAGGATCCTGGCCTATCATGGGCTACGGGTGATAAATATCGCTCCGCGACAGGGGTTTAAAGCCATACTTGAGCAGGTCAAAAAAGAAACCCTCACCATAACAGATGTTGTTTTTATTATTGCCCCCCGTATCAATGCTGCCGGAAGGATGAAACATGGATTGCACGCCGTGAACCTGCTGGTGGAGGAAAACGAGGAGACTGCCAAGGCCTTTGCAGCAGAGATAGAAACCTATAATTCAGAAAGAAGGGATACAGATAAGGTCATTACCGTGGAGGCACTGGCCCAAATTGAGGAATTGCAGGAGCAGGACAGGTTCACTACAGTAGTCTACAATGAGAGCTGGCATAAAGGCGTGATTGGAATAGTAGCCTCCCGCCTTACTGAAACTTACTACAGGCCCACTCTGGTCTTTACCAAAAGCGGGGAAAAACTTGCAGCCTCTGCCAGATCTGTCAGGGATTTTGATGTATACGATGCCCTCGAGGCCTGTAAGGAATATATTGAACAATTTGGCGGGCATAAATATGCAGCAGGCCTTACTCTCCTGGAATCACAGTATGAGGATTTTAAGCAAAAATTTGAAGATGTGGTTGCAGGGAGTATTGATAGCCGGTTGCTTACGCCAGAGATCCTTATTGATGAGGAGATCGACCTGGAGGATATTACCCCTAAGTTTCATCGTATTTTAAAGCAGTTTGCACCCTTTGGTCCCGGCAATATGACGCCTGTATTCCTTACCAGGAATTTAAAGGATTGCGGGTTTGGAAAATGTGTTGGGGGGGATGACCTTCATCTTAAATGCAGGCTTAAACAGGGAAATAAACCGGCTGCTATTGATGCTATTGGGTTTAATCTTGGACCCAAACTAAATGTTATAGGGCCGGGAAGTACTTTCAAAGCTGTTTATACCATAGATGAAAATGAATGGAACGGGAATATAAGTCTGCAGCTCAAATTGAAGGATGTAAGTGCCTAG